The following proteins come from a genomic window of Gammaproteobacteria bacterium:
- a CDS encoding carbon-nitrogen hydrolase: protein MRTGLVQHANSDDYEQNLKTSISGIEQAAREGAQLVLLQELHTSLYFCNTQDPANFELAESIPGPTTEKLSATAGALDVVIVGSVFERRAAGIYHNTAVVIESDGRIAGIYRKMHIPDDPGYYEKYYFTPGDLGFTPIDTSLGRLGVLVCWDQWFPEAARVMALAGAELLLYPSAIGWDPKDTEDEQARQYDAWRTIQRAHAIANGLPLLCCNRVGLERDPSGVGLDSQFWGGSFACGPQGEIVAQAPHDERSVLVVDIDLTRTASVRHSWPYLRDRRIDAYQDMVARYRDR, encoded by the coding sequence ATGCGAACGGGACTGGTACAACACGCCAACAGCGATGACTACGAGCAAAACCTCAAGACGAGCATAAGCGGCATCGAACAGGCGGCGCGCGAGGGCGCGCAGTTAGTGTTACTGCAGGAACTGCACACCAGCCTTTACTTCTGCAACACCCAAGATCCAGCAAATTTCGAACTTGCCGAATCCATTCCCGGACCGACCACGGAAAAACTGTCCGCCACTGCGGGCGCGCTGGACGTTGTAATCGTCGGCTCGGTCTTCGAGCGCCGCGCTGCCGGCATTTATCACAATACCGCAGTGGTCATCGAGTCCGACGGCCGTATCGCCGGCATCTACCGCAAGATGCACATCCCGGACGATCCGGGTTATTACGAAAAATACTATTTCACGCCGGGCGATCTGGGCTTTACGCCGATCGACACCTCGCTCGGACGGCTGGGCGTGCTGGTGTGCTGGGATCAATGGTTCCCGGAAGCGGCGCGCGTGATGGCGCTCGCCGGCGCGGAACTGCTGCTCTACCCCAGTGCGATCGGCTGGGATCCCAAAGATACCGAAGACGAGCAAGCGCGCCAGTACGACGCCTGGCGCACCATTCAGCGCGCGCACGCGATCGCCAACGGCCTGCCGCTGTTGTGTTGCAACCGGGTCGGGCTGGAACGCGATCCCTCCGGCGTCGGTCTCGACAGCCAGTTCTGGGGCGGCAGCTTTGCCTGCGGGCCGCAGGGCGAAATAGTCGCGCAAGCTCCGCACGACGAGCGATCGGTACTGGTGGTCGACATCGACCTGACGCGCACCGCGAGCGTCCGTCACTCATGGCCTTATCTGCGGGATCGTCGCATCGACGCTTATCAGGACATGGTCGCTCGCTACCGGGACAGATAG